Proteins encoded in a region of the Armatimonadota bacterium genome:
- the cysK gene encoding cysteine synthase A: protein MKAQSILDTIGNTPHLRIQRLFGPDYEVWAKLERANPGGSIKDRIALAMVEDAEKSGALKPGGVIVEPTSGNTGIGLAMVAAVKGYRLFLVMPESMSVERRGIMAAYGAELVLTPKELGMKGSIAKATEILEATPCSWMPQQFENPANVEVHRRTTAQEIVSDFPDGLDVLITGVGTGGHITGVGQVLKARWPNFKVFAVEPEKSQVIAGGTHSPHKIQGIGAGFLPGVLDTGVLDGTIPVTEEESFAMAQRAAKEEGLLVGISSGASFAAVAKKLPELPAGSRVLAFTYDTGERYLSTEGLFRAKTEE from the coding sequence ATGAAAGCCCAATCCATTCTTGACACCATCGGCAACACGCCACACCTTCGCATTCAGCGCCTGTTTGGTCCCGACTATGAGGTTTGGGCCAAGCTGGAACGCGCCAACCCGGGCGGCAGCATCAAAGACCGCATCGCGCTCGCCATGGTCGAAGACGCGGAGAAAAGCGGCGCGCTGAAGCCTGGCGGCGTGATCGTCGAGCCCACATCCGGAAACACGGGCATCGGCCTTGCCATGGTCGCGGCGGTCAAGGGCTATCGCCTGTTCCTCGTTATGCCTGAGTCGATGTCGGTCGAAAGGCGAGGGATCATGGCCGCGTATGGCGCGGAGTTGGTGCTCACACCCAAAGAGCTGGGCATGAAGGGCTCGATCGCCAAGGCCACCGAGATCCTCGAAGCTACGCCGTGCTCTTGGATGCCGCAGCAGTTCGAGAACCCGGCCAACGTGGAGGTTCACCGCCGGACCACCGCGCAGGAGATCGTGAGCGACTTTCCTGATGGACTGGACGTGCTGATCACCGGGGTTGGCACGGGGGGCCATATCACCGGTGTGGGCCAAGTGTTGAAGGCGAGGTGGCCGAATTTCAAGGTGTTTGCGGTCGAGCCCGAGAAGTCGCAGGTGATCGCCGGTGGAACTCATTCGCCGCACAAGATTCAGGGGATTGGGGCGGGTTTCTTGCCCGGCGTCCTGGATACCGGCGTGCTCGACGGCACGATCCCGGTTACCGAGGAAGAGTCGTTCGCCATGGCCCAGCGCGCCGCCAAGGAAGAGGGCCTCTTGGTCGGGATCTCCTCTGGGGCTTCCTTCGCGGCGGTCGCCAAGAAGCTGCCGGAGCTGCCCGCGGGCTCGCGGGTGCTGGCGTTCACCTACGACACGGGAGAGCGGTATTTGTCGACCGAGGGGCTGTTCCGGGCGAAGACCGAGGAATAG
- a CDS encoding metallophosphoesterase — protein sequence MKLGKLLLGAAAASAGILVYGALVESWRLKAERRRLRLRGWPASLDGFRIAVLADLHLRDQYSVELARQAVRMALDENPDMVVLPGDIVGYWKVQSPELVGAALEDLLLMEGNVVACPGNHEYWLGEPDLLTPILETLNIKLLRNEAWHHAGITWVGVDSANMACDDAPLAMARAEDLGEHPKVVLWHEPDVVTRLPEGAAVMISGHSHGGQFRAPWGWPPMTTLNGKEYLEGYFPDAPTPLYVSRGVGTTGPPSRLFCPPEVSLLTILSADS from the coding sequence GTGAAACTGGGCAAGCTGCTCCTCGGCGCGGCCGCCGCGAGCGCGGGCATCTTGGTGTATGGCGCTCTTGTGGAGTCCTGGAGGCTCAAGGCCGAACGGCGTCGCTTGCGGTTGAGGGGGTGGCCGGCCTCGCTGGATGGGTTTCGGATTGCGGTGTTGGCGGACCTGCATCTGCGCGACCAATACTCGGTCGAGCTTGCGCGACAAGCCGTGCGGATGGCGCTGGATGAGAATCCCGATATGGTTGTGCTGCCCGGCGACATTGTGGGCTATTGGAAAGTGCAGAGCCCGGAGCTTGTCGGCGCAGCGCTGGAGGACCTTCTGCTGATGGAAGGCAACGTGGTGGCATGCCCGGGCAACCATGAGTATTGGCTCGGCGAGCCGGACTTGCTCACTCCAATTCTGGAAACATTGAATATTAAGCTTCTTCGGAATGAAGCCTGGCATCACGCGGGCATCACGTGGGTTGGCGTCGACTCGGCGAACATGGCGTGCGACGATGCCCCTTTGGCGATGGCGCGCGCCGAAGACCTTGGTGAACATCCGAAGGTCGTGCTCTGGCACGAGCCGGACGTCGTCACCCGGCTGCCGGAGGGCGCTGCGGTGATGATCAGCGGGCACAGTCACGGCGGGCAGTTTCGCGCGCCCTGGGGCTGGCCACCGATGACAACTCTGAACGGCAAGGAGTATCTGGAGGGGTATTTCCCAGACGCTCCGACGCCACTGTACGTAAGCCGGGGTGTGGGCACGACGGGGCCGCCCTCAAGGCTCTTCTGCCCACCCGAGGTGTCGCTTCTCACGATTCTGAGCGCGGACTCCTAA
- a CDS encoding serine acetyltransferase translates to MKPLQIDPAFLHELVDARRRCQISCRIRTDGEELVRELLALLFPPFADHVEGDLFDPAAQLQSLHKRLTGLIVAALPQIDDPAVLSAGVFEDLPGVRASLMEDAQYIFESDPAAESIEEVVMAYPGFFALAIYRIAHLIALRGVPLIPRLLTEFAHAKTGIDIHPEAEIGVPCMIDHGTGIVIGQTAEIGRHVKIYQGVTLGAMSVSKRLANTKRHPTIEDDVVLYAGATILGGDTVVGCGSVIGGNSWLTESVPPDSVVTHLSQRTQPPASQLSTGSSLQSQGSL, encoded by the coding sequence ATGAAGCCCTTACAGATTGATCCGGCCTTCCTGCATGAACTGGTAGATGCACGACGCCGTTGCCAGATTTCTTGCAGGATCCGCACCGACGGCGAAGAGCTTGTACGCGAGCTGCTCGCCCTGCTTTTTCCGCCTTTTGCCGATCACGTTGAGGGTGACCTGTTCGATCCTGCGGCTCAGTTGCAATCTCTGCACAAGCGCCTGACCGGGCTGATCGTCGCCGCGCTTCCGCAAATCGATGATCCAGCCGTTCTGTCGGCCGGAGTCTTCGAAGACTTGCCAGGTGTCCGCGCCAGCTTGATGGAAGACGCTCAATACATCTTCGAATCCGATCCTGCGGCGGAGTCGATCGAAGAAGTCGTGATGGCCTATCCAGGATTTTTCGCGCTGGCCATCTACCGGATCGCTCATCTCATTGCTCTTCGCGGCGTGCCGCTCATTCCGAGGCTGCTGACCGAGTTTGCTCACGCCAAGACCGGCATCGACATTCATCCCGAAGCTGAGATCGGCGTGCCTTGCATGATCGACCACGGCACGGGAATCGTCATCGGCCAAACGGCCGAGATCGGCCGCCACGTCAAGATCTATCAAGGTGTGACACTCGGCGCGATGTCGGTTAGCAAGCGCCTCGCAAACACCAAGCGTCACCCAACCATCGAGGATGATGTCGTCCTCTATGCCGGCGCAACGATCCTCGGCGGTGACACGGTGGTCGGGTGCGGCTCGGTGATCGGCGGCAACAGTTGGCTCACCGAAAGCGTTCCTCCCGACAGCGTCGTAACACACCTGTCCCAGAGAACGCAGCCTCCCGCATCCCAGCTTTCCACAGGCTCGAGCCTGCAGTCCCAAGGTTCTCTATGA
- a CDS encoding aminotransferase class V-fold PLP-dependent enzyme, which produces MLPESNPSRRDVLASAAAAGVAGIAPASAGRVSRSEDRALLTEDHAQQDEDRAGLGKRSAGLVPRSDFAFPANMTYLNTASVGPSPKAVLDRMVATWHRIERSPVVESYARGAEHLEEVRQKIGGLLNCDKEDLVFTGCTSDAMNRLSFALNLQPGDHILSTDQEHEGGHDCWKFHARSRGVEVQDIPIGLDERDPQAIVDRFARAIKPKTRAISFSHVLYTNGLRLPAAELCDLARRRGVISIIDGAQAVGSIAVDIARIGCDAYAAPGHKWLLGPKGTGFMYVSRAAAPRLELLTRLTDTKAQNDTTGLMNHMGFQGLGAAIDYVNRIGVQKIERHNLALHAYAYDRMQSLPVKLLSPRNGPMASPLLAFKIDNKFDPRKLIGELLEKENLVIKALPKHGGLRVSCHLLNSEADIDRTVTILKRRLA; this is translated from the coding sequence ATGTTGCCGGAATCCAATCCTTCGCGCCGGGATGTGCTTGCCTCGGCCGCAGCGGCAGGAGTCGCCGGGATCGCGCCTGCGTCTGCGGGTCGAGTATCCCGATCCGAGGATCGTGCCCTCCTAACCGAGGATCACGCACAACAAGACGAAGATCGCGCGGGTCTGGGCAAACGCAGCGCTGGGCTGGTGCCTCGCAGCGACTTCGCCTTTCCGGCGAACATGACCTACCTGAACACGGCCTCCGTCGGACCTAGCCCGAAGGCGGTGCTCGATCGAATGGTGGCGACCTGGCACCGGATCGAGCGTTCGCCGGTTGTGGAATCCTACGCAAGAGGCGCCGAACACCTCGAGGAGGTCCGCCAGAAGATCGGAGGCCTTCTCAACTGCGACAAAGAGGACCTCGTCTTCACGGGTTGCACGTCGGACGCGATGAACCGTCTGTCGTTCGCGCTGAACCTGCAACCTGGCGACCACATTCTCAGCACCGACCAGGAGCACGAGGGCGGCCACGACTGCTGGAAGTTCCACGCGCGCTCCCGGGGCGTCGAGGTGCAGGACATCCCGATCGGGCTCGACGAGCGCGACCCGCAGGCGATCGTAGACCGGTTCGCGAGGGCGATCAAGCCGAAGACCCGGGCGATCTCGTTCTCACACGTGCTGTATACGAACGGCCTGCGCCTACCCGCCGCAGAACTGTGCGATTTGGCCCGCCGCCGAGGCGTGATTTCCATCATTGATGGCGCTCAAGCGGTCGGCAGCATCGCGGTGGATATCGCGAGAATCGGATGCGACGCCTATGCAGCGCCCGGCCACAAGTGGCTTCTCGGGCCGAAGGGCACCGGCTTCATGTATGTGAGTCGGGCCGCCGCGCCCCGGCTTGAGCTCCTGACCCGCCTGACCGACACCAAGGCACAAAACGACACGACGGGGTTGATGAACCACATGGGCTTCCAGGGCTTGGGTGCGGCCATTGACTACGTGAACCGCATCGGAGTGCAGAAGATCGAGCGGCACAACCTCGCGCTCCATGCCTACGCCTATGATCGCATGCAATCGCTGCCGGTGAAGCTGCTCAGCCCACGCAATGGGCCCATGGCGTCGCCCCTGCTGGCCTTCAAGATTGACAACAAGTTTGACCCAAGAAAGCTGATTGGCGAACTCCTGGAGAAGGAGAATCTCGTGATCAAAGCTCTGCCAAAGCATGGTGGTCTACGGGTCTCCTGCCACCTGCTCAATTCTGAGGCTGATATCGACCGGACGGTGACGATCCTGAAGCGTCGGCTCGCGTAA
- a CDS encoding M1 family metallopeptidase has translation MTLLAAIPLLVAIATSQTTQGGQTSGGSLRLEQAAYDVQSYDITIKVDSANKTIRGATVMLAKTVIPTASILLDLDEPYTVSKVTDGTRPLRFDRLKGMIRVHFPLSKQPGDPIRVETTYGGVPHVARNAPWDGGIMWAKTPGGADWISVALQGAGADLLFPCKDHPSDRANHATMRLTVPDPLIAVGPGVLEKTARNADKTSTYTWVMPLPINNYSLVFNAAPYELVKDTQKSVAGQMIPIHFYVLPEDKSNAPKLIAEQKKYLAFMEKYCGPFPFRTVKCGIVETPHLGMEHSTATAYGNKFRLNPDGLDWLLLHEFGHEWWANLVSNADWRDMWIHEGFQSFMDTFYIEQLRGKEAYFRAMKNRRRNVLNAAPVAPREETNSEAYGGDIYDKGALVLHALRYLIGDQAFLRSIRRMAYPTPESETWADGRALRLVTTDDFVNIASAEAKQDLRWFFEVYVRRAKLPTLKSEAANGVLRLEWVTPDGLPFPMPIDVSANGKTTRVPMAGGKGSLNYSGADPIIDPNGWVLKQ, from the coding sequence ATGACTTTGCTCGCTGCCATTCCGCTCCTCGTCGCGATCGCGACATCGCAAACCACGCAAGGAGGGCAGACCTCGGGTGGCAGCCTGAGGCTAGAGCAAGCCGCCTACGACGTCCAGTCGTACGACATCACGATCAAAGTTGATTCCGCAAACAAGACGATCAGAGGTGCCACCGTCATGCTCGCCAAGACCGTCATCCCGACGGCCAGCATATTGCTCGACCTGGATGAGCCCTACACCGTATCCAAGGTCACCGACGGCACGCGCCCCTTGCGCTTCGATCGGCTGAAGGGCATGATCCGAGTTCACTTTCCGCTCTCGAAGCAGCCGGGCGACCCCATTCGGGTGGAAACGACTTACGGCGGCGTGCCGCACGTGGCACGCAACGCGCCTTGGGATGGCGGCATCATGTGGGCGAAGACACCCGGCGGAGCGGATTGGATCTCGGTCGCGCTCCAGGGAGCGGGCGCCGACCTTCTCTTCCCCTGCAAGGACCATCCCTCCGACCGCGCGAACCACGCCACGATGCGGCTGACCGTCCCCGACCCGCTGATTGCGGTGGGGCCGGGCGTGCTTGAGAAGACCGCCCGGAACGCGGACAAGACCTCGACCTATACGTGGGTCATGCCGCTGCCGATCAACAACTACTCGCTGGTGTTCAACGCGGCGCCTTACGAACTGGTCAAGGACACCCAGAAGTCGGTTGCGGGGCAGATGATCCCGATCCACTTCTATGTGCTCCCGGAAGACAAGTCCAACGCCCCGAAGCTCATCGCCGAACAGAAGAAGTACCTCGCGTTCATGGAGAAGTACTGTGGCCCGTTCCCCTTCCGAACCGTGAAGTGCGGCATCGTCGAGACGCCGCATCTCGGCATGGAGCACTCGACCGCGACGGCTTACGGAAACAAGTTTCGACTCAATCCCGACGGGCTGGATTGGCTCCTGCTCCACGAATTCGGCCACGAGTGGTGGGCCAACCTGGTCTCGAACGCGGACTGGCGGGATATGTGGATTCACGAGGGTTTCCAAAGCTTCATGGACACCTTCTACATCGAACAGCTCCGTGGCAAGGAAGCCTACTTCCGGGCGATGAAGAACCGCAGACGCAACGTGCTGAACGCGGCGCCGGTCGCGCCTCGGGAAGAAACCAACAGCGAAGCGTATGGCGGTGACATCTACGACAAGGGCGCGCTCGTGCTCCACGCGCTGCGGTATCTCATCGGCGATCAGGCGTTCCTACGCTCGATTCGCCGTATGGCTTATCCCACGCCCGAGTCAGAAACTTGGGCCGATGGCCGCGCCCTCCGACTGGTGACGACCGACGACTTCGTGAACATCGCCTCGGCAGAGGCAAAGCAGGACTTGCGGTGGTTCTTCGAGGTGTATGTTCGCCGGGCCAAGTTGCCAACGCTAAAGTCTGAGGCCGCGAACGGCGTCCTGCGGCTCGAGTGGGTGACTCCGGACGGGCTGCCTTTCCCGATGCCGATCGACGTGTCCGCCAACGGGAAGACAACGCGGGTCCCGATGGCCGGTGGCAAGGGCTCGCTGAACTATTCGGGAGCCGACCCCATCATTGACCCGAACGGTTGGGTGCTCAAACAGTAG